The Plasmodium brasilianum strain Bolivian I chromosome 14, whole genome shotgun sequence genome contains a region encoding:
- a CDS encoding mitochondrial carrier protein, whose amino-acid sequence MDIQNECFSFLKKLTCFFKKYYKDNDKSTNVLNPNCNNKNNDENDRVKYRTLNIMVSSALVLCVLHPLDTIRTRKQIYRVYKNSYPYYYNNKYNLFYILRKEKIESIYRGLIASLITTGASHGLFRFIYDKLNYHFFQNFNDIHSINNNKNYSISSTCNMSRENELQNYYSNNANGPLEPYEEKEEKKKVDQIENSSFILSTSTTATFATTTAANCNNYKNDNPLSIGLSGNRHINEKDMNSNTVDNDLEIKDSKNMNYYILTSSLSSIISVLFLHPVWLIKTKIECTINLNYKFLNYKSRITSKHYKIFVQNNRMFSYKFLSNIIRMLILSDKNYRKRSRNCKKIRLLNSCILELYKNNFIYNKNIKTKKKYNCLSFKNDKKVFLNKNIKRKMVHNYLLYKYYTMSNLERKRITKNEISNLGKKFYRRYLLYSKNFLSNNKILHLFKREENKKSVCAIYRYKNYFQFVHNIYKKEKFFSFYKGFLASLLLTPHVAIQFYIYESLMYYFSYEYLNTLFIENNINISANTLCKTLPFLYGVISKYTAIIFTYPLYTIKMRQQVQMKNYGFYNVLVNIFRFEGIKSYYTGINMHLLRNCLQNGTLFFIFEYLNNAKI is encoded by the coding sequence atggaCATACAAAATGAGTGCTTCAGTTTCTTAAAAAAGCTaacatgtttttttaaaaagtattataaagATAATGATAAAAGTACGAATGTGTTAAATCCTAATTGTAATAACAAGAacaatgatgaaaatgatagAGTAAAGTATAGaacattaaatattatgGTTTCGTCTGCGTTAGTTTTGTGTGTGCTACATCCATTAGACACCATAAGAACAAGAAAACAGATATATAGAGTGTATAAGAATTCTTATCCCtattactataataataaatataatttgttctacattttaagaaaagaaaaaatagaaagcaTTTATCGTGGTTTAATAGCTAGTTTAATTACCACAGGAGCATCTCATGGATTATTTCGATTTATATATGACAAACTAAATTATCATTTCTTTCAGAACTTTAATGATATACATAGcataaacaataataaaaattattccatTTCCAGTACATGTAATATGTCCAGAGAAAATGAACTTCAGAATTATTACAGTAATAATGCGAATGGCCCCTTAGAACCATACGAagaaaaggaggaaaaaaaaaaagtggacCAAATTGAGAATTCAAGTTTTATTCTAAGTACCAGTACTACTGCAACTTTTGCTACCACAACTGCTGCTAACTgtaataattacaaaaatgataatCCTTTAAGTATCGGTTTATCGGGTAATAgacatataaatgaaaaggataTGAATTCAAATACAGTTGATAACGATTTAGAAATTAAGgatagtaaaaatatgaattattatatacttacaAGCAGTCTTAGTTCAATAATTAGTGTCCTATTTCTTCATCCAGTTTGGCTAATTAAAACCAAAATAGAATGCacaataaatttaaattacaaatttttaaattataaaagcaGAATAACAAGTAAACACtacaaaatatttgtacaaaataatagaatgttttcttataaatttttatctaaCATAATAAGGATGTTAATTTTGTCTgacaaaaattatagaaagaGAAGTAGGAACTGTAAAAAAATACGATTACTAAATAGCTGCATACtggaattatataaaaataattttatatataataaaaatataaaaacaaaaaaaaaatacaactgtctttcttttaaaaatgataagaaagtttttttaaataagaatataaaaagaaaaatggtacataactatttattatataaatattacactATGTCAAATTTAGAAAGAAAACGAAtcacaaaaaatgaaatttcaAATCTtggtaaaaaattttatagaaggtacttattatattccaaaaattttctgtcaaataataaaatattgcatctttttaaaagagaagaaaataaaaaatcagtTTGTGCTATATATAGATACAAAAACTATTTTCAGtttgttcataatatatataaaaaagagaaatttttttcattttataaagGTTTCTTAGCTTCCTTATTATTAACACCACATGTTGCAATACAGTTTTATATCTATGAATCGTTAATGTACTATTTCAGTTACGAGTACTTGAATACCttatttattgaaaataatataaatatttcagcAAATACATTATGTAAAACTTTGCCGTTCCTATATGGTGTTATATCAAAATACACTGCTATTATTTTCACCTATCCcttatatacaataaaaatgagGCAACAAgttcaaatgaaaaattatggtTTTTATAATGTCCTAGTTAACATTTTTAGATTTGAAGGTATAAAATCTTATTACACGGGTAttaatatgcatttattaaGAAACTGTTTACAAAATggtactcttttttttatttttgaatacTTAAATAATGCCAAAATATGA
- a CDS encoding ER membrane protein complex subunit 1, whose protein sequence is MLLRIFFCFIAFLSKLTFGKNLPYANIGTLIGHINFIIPTQNLINNFILLSSFSGNIGLLNYKTGTLKYVKNHRDNEKVKKLHGDDKYATVLIYKNNFEEDSKGNYTKDENVYSYINVYDIVESYLLSVFEYKNEIIEDFLIKEEKIYILLQNRIDIGNINDSSTISINFKELNLNSIYTKIVVVNDNKITLFYVDTSLFCYIVNIDALNKTLVNLNKIKELQINDKINNYVSGSNSNKNVIIIYNKKYLHWIELLSEENKYYYNNVIINDENENTLFVNEINGKNKFIMDDGMDQWNTENYFVLNIGGNISVYSYNSDNKQMNVVGKRKKKNSEIVNHNENVNEHVNGHVNGHANEIVGYYINKNHKKDFIFAEDNNGKILIKKAKKYTEYNDDKETNNDIVIKVLNKTFEKKKKKKTKKYPYSTKFHIIKELEKYVKDKLNSFNKSYLDEVMNIKAELSLLPFNFFYLSNEEKMSLLNICKNKKLKSESLINSKKGENTNFDTQNSGNYKFNLMRQMLQDSFEKYEHNHSSKYAGSSVVLVSTCNNIIFAIHLYTGLILYKMDGNILKGTKHIFSLKRHLCSFSFSNHNWAEIDNGKKIIFSDNANENTNNEKTASSTDEHSGKSTLNLRNNEIFLFKSFSKDSVITIFKSNESSHIVIFDILNGDILFKKKLDSFAVENIFVYKKNSSIIAVDNLLNTKIMHVNVDNSVIENINDEELFLYSINKSKNFIQGYKLINLTLSESKKSEVGLIQTYSIKLNDEKIEVFSKTLTEKDLFYPIKINKDASICYKYINDNIISYITKTLYEKRFIYSLYIIDGISGSLIYSKILDKYAHPPFHLVISENMVVLNYYNVNLNKYIIQIFEILLDRKDPGFLNLITSKKEKLVDLFDEKEIIVNEKNYVIDHNIKSFKFTETKRGITNKHILLLLDTNRIAALNVGLNEEDQNVYKDLNTFITQTDILYNSKGFISNESLLESTTLVFSWGNYLYFTCYQPNGSYDTIENFNLLLLLFLIILVFVGTYFSYIVRMNKELYSKWE, encoded by the exons ATGTTATTGCGTATCTTCTTTTGCTTTATAGCATTTTTATCTAAATTAACATTTGGAAAAAATTTGCCATATGCTAACATTGGAACATTAATTGgtcatattaattttatcattcCTACACAGAATCTAATTAACAATTTCATTCTCCTTTCAAGTTTCAGTGGCAATATAGGGCTACTAAATTACAAAACAG GCACACTAAAGTACGTGAAAAATCATAGGGATAATgagaaagtaaaaaaattacacgGGGATGATAAATACGCGACTGTgttaatatacaaaaataattttgaggAAGATAGCAAAGGAAATTATACAAAGGATGAAAATGTATATTCCTATATTAATGTGTATGATATTGTGgaatcatatttattaagcGTTTTTGAATATAAGAATGAGATAATTGaagattttttaattaaagaggagaaaatatatattctgttACAAAACAGAATAGATATAggtaatataaatgatagcTCAACTAtttctataaattttaaggaattaaatttaaattcaatttatacaaaaattgtTGTGGTAAACGATAACAAGATAACGTTATTTTATGTAGATACaagtttattttgttatatagtAAATATTGATGCTTTAAATAAGACACTTGTAAATTTGAACAAAATTAAAGAGCTACagataaatgataaaatcaATAATTATGTTAGTGGGtcaaatagtaataaaaatgtaataattatatataataaaaaatatttacactGGATAGAATTGTTAAGTgaagaaaacaaatattattataataatgtgattataaatgatgaaaatgaaaatacattatttgtGAATGAAATAAATGGAAAGAACAAATTTATAATGGACGATGGAATGGATCAGTGGAACacagaaaattattttgttcttaatATAGGCGGTAATATTTCTGTGTACAGTTACAACAGCGATAATAAGCAAATGAATGTAgtaggaaaaagaaaaaaaaaaaatagtgaaaTTGTAAATCATAATGAGAATGTGAACGAGCATGTGAATGGACATGTGAATGGGCATGCGAATGAAATTGTAggatattatattaacaaaaaccACAAAAAAGACTTCATATTTGCAGAGgataataatggaaaaatacttatcaaaaaagcaaaaaaatatactgaaTATAATGATGATAAGGAAACAAACAATGACATAGTTATTAAAGtgttaaataaaa catttgaaaaaaaaaaaaaaaaaaaaactaaaaaatatccTTATAGCACaaaatttcatataataaaagagcTGGAGAAATATGTAAAGGATAAATTAAACTCTTTTAACAAATCTTATTTAGACGAagtaatgaatataaaagcAGAGTTATCCCTATTAcctttcaattttttttatttatcaaatGAGGAGAAAATGAGTttgttaaatatttgtaagaataaaaaattaaaaagtgaaTCCTTAATTAATTctaaaaaaggggaaaatacaaattttgaTACCCAAAATAGtggtaattataaatttaatttgatGCGACAAATGCTTCAGGattcttttgaaaaatatgaacataatCATAGTAGCAAATATGCAGGTAGTTCAGTTGTACTTGTATCTACTTgtaacaatattatatttgctatacatttatacacaGGTctgatattatataaaatggatggaaatatattaaaaggaacaaaacatatattttctttaaaaaggCATTTATGCTCTTTCAGTTTTAGTAACCACAATTGGGCCGAAATAGATAACGggaaaaagataatattttCAGATAATGCAAATGAGAAtacaaataatgaaaagacAGCTAGTAGTACTGATGAACATAGTGGTAAGAGTACATTAAATTTAaggaataatgaaatattcttatttaaaaGCTTTTCAAAAGATtcagtaataacaatatttaaaagtaatGAATCTTCACACATAGTAATATTTGACATATTAAATGgggatattttatttaaaaaaaaactagaCTCCTTTGCagttgaaaatatttttgtgtataaaaaaaattcttcaaTTATAGCTGTTGATAATTTATtgaatacaaaaattatgcatGTGAATGTGGATAATAGTGTAAtcgaaaatataaatgacgAAGAACTCTTTCTAtatagtataaataaatccaaaaattttattcaaggatacaaattaattaatttgaCATTATcagaaagtaaaaaaagtgAAGTAGGTTTAATACAAACATATTCCATAAAgttaaatgatgaaaaaattgaagttTTTTCAAAGACCTTAACAGAAAAAGATTTGTTTTAtccaattaaaataaataaagacgCTTCcatatgttataaatatatcaatgataatattatatccTACATTACAAAGACTTTGTATGAGAAGCGTTTTATATACTcactatatataattgatGGTATTAGTGGTAGTCTTATTTATTCGAAAATTTTAGATAAATATGCACATCCTCCCTTTCATTTAGTAATAAGTGAAAATATGgttgttttaaattattataatgtaaacctaaataaatatataattcaaatttttgaaatattgtTAGATAGGAAAGACCCAGGATTTCTTAATTTAATAACAtccaaaaaagaaaagcttGTTGATTTGTTTgacgaaaaagaaattatagttaatgaaaaaaattatgtcatagatcataatattaaatcatttaaatttacagAAACCAAGAGAGgtataacaaataaacatattttgcTTTTACTAGATACTAATAGAATAGCTGCACTTAATGTTGGACTAAATGAAGAGGATCAAAATGTGTACAAAgatttaaatacatttattacaCAAActgatattttatataattccaAAGGATTTATATCCAATGAAAGTTTATTAGAATCAACTACGCTTGTATTTTCTTGGGGGAACtatctttattttacttGTTACCAGCCTAATGGATCATATGATACAATTGAAAACTTTAActtactgttactattatttttaattattttagttTTTGTAGGAACATACTTTTCTTATATTGTAAGAATGAATAAAGAATTGTATTCTAAGTgggaataa